ATCCATGGATCTCTTAAAGGAAGTATGACAACTACCGCATGTTCACATGGTAAACCAGTAAATTGCCAAGTACAACATGAGCATGACTTCTGAGTTAAATTCACAATCCATCTGTTTTCCGTATTATCTTGAGTAACTTGATGAAGATGATCATCTGCCCCGTGGCAAGTGTACTTTACAACATGTGATTCAAGCCCATTTATTATCCTTGCCGCCCTAGGGACCAATCCGGCGTATCTACCCTTCATTTCTTTTTCCCATCTCTTGCCCTTATTCCTCCTATCATACAACAGATTCATCATCTTTGTATGAAAATTTTCACACATAGGTATTATGGGCATTTCTCTTGGCTTCAAAATCCAAGAATTAAAGCTTTCTGAGAAGTTGTTAGTAATATGCTCACACTTTGAACCCTCATCGAAATGTGATCGTGCCCAAGTGTGTACATCTGCTTCATGCAGTTTTTCATATGCACCTTGATCATGTTTTTTCAAAGTCTTAGCCCAAACTCTATACTCATACTTTGTATATGCTTTGGCTGTTCCCCATACTAAGTGTCTAGTGTGATCACCCTTATACATTTTTTTCAAGTTCGCCCATAAATGCCTAAAGCAATATCTGTGGTAGTTGTAGGGGAACAATAATTCAAATGATTATACAAGTCCTTTCTGTCTATCCGAAATAAAATTGATGGGTTTCTCATGCTCACAAATTAAAGTCTTAATTATTGTAAGAAATGCAGTCCAAGTTTCTCTACATTCTCCCTGACACACATAAATTGCTAATGGATACATTCCATTGTTTCCATCTAAGGCTATAGCTGCAAGAATAACACCTCCATACTTACCTTTTAAGTGAGTGCCATCTAGTCCTATAACAGGTCTGCAGCCTTTTTTGAACCCATCAATGAAAGGCTTGTAAGTAATACACAACCCAGTGAAACTATTGTCCGCATCATCAGTTGACACACTTGCAATTGAACATTTATTGTTCTTCAGAATTTGTCTACACATTTCTGGCAGAAGACTGTAAGATCCAGCATAATCGCCATAAATTTTCTCCAATGCAATTGTCCTTGCCCTCTAACCCACCCAGTATGTAATATCAATCTGAAACCTTTTCCAAACCTCTATAATAACCATACCTGCATATGATAACACTCAACCTTAATAGAACACTAAGTTTAAATCAAAACACCAAATTAATAAATAGATGTtcataaattatttaaaatacataccaactgtATAAGACTTTTTTTGGCATTTAAATACATCCTCCAGTTCTGTAGAAATAAATCTACAATCAGCCATCTTGTTTTGCTTTCGGTTTCCAACCACACATTCATGCTCATCATTTAGTCTTACAACCTTTATTGTATGACCATCTTCTTGTTGTGATGCAGTACATCTCCACGGACACCCATGCATAGAATTAGCACAAACAACTACCACTTTATGCCTCTCATTTTTCTTGAAAGTCATTTCAAATTTCTTCTTAACTGCATGTCTTCTCAAAAACCTTCTACACTCATATATAGTACCCCACAACTGACCCAAATACAAATTACCTGTGTCTTCCACTTTATTTTGTTCTTCTCCGCACTCAACATCTTGGTATAAATCATCATGATTATTTTCTTCGCCTTGAAATTCATTGGTAGGTGGTGGCATGTCCATTTCCTTTTCAGTGTCTTCAATATCTTCGTCTCTGTACGGATCAATTGAACAATCACTATTTGAATCTACACTATGGTAGCCAGTCTCAGCTTCTATATGGTCAATATTGACACTGTCATGTAATGTCTCATCACCGCCATGATCATTAGAAATTCCATCAATAACAGTGGGCCGAGGAGTTACTTTAGGCCTCCTTTCATCCTCTTTTTCTTTCGTAACATCATTATTCACCTTATTCATCACTTCGTTCATTTCTTCTTGTGTCACAACACCTGAAACACCATCTAAAGAAGGAAACTCATCAATTCTTCTTCTGGCAAGTCCTCAATATCACGAGTGTCATCGAATGTAACTCCACCGGGTGGAACAaatgtgatttttttcttctttgatggtcttggtttCATCTTAGTTTTCTCAACAGTACCCCCATTAGCAATAACCATTTGCTCTACATTTGACGGACAAACATTCCCAAGATTAGCATGATCCAAAAATTGCCAAAAACTATCTTGATTCGCATCATTACCAGAATTGTCATCCGTGGCACGGTCGCTGTTACCACTAATACTATCAATAACTCTTTTCTGAAACTTTCTTTATTCTTTGCTTCTTAGGAGTCGTATTAACAACAGCAGCAAAAACTTTACTACTCTTTCGCATGGTTGTGCTAGAATATAAATACATATACATCCTACCACTTGCATCTCTATCACTACAGTCCCACCATTTAACTAAATCACCATCACATTCGGCATACAATCTACGTCCTTCACTGAGAAAGCAAAAAACATACCCGTAATCCTTTAACTTCCTTACCTTTCTTTCACATTCAGTTCTCAACATGTCCAAACTCAAGTTACACTTATCAATAGCAGGTAAAATAATCATACCTCCCCTTTTTGAATAATCTGTACATGCCCAACTTGTTGTGTATTCAGGCCTCTCATTCCACTGACCCCCATAATGTACCACAACAACCCTGCATAAAACAAAAAATACATTATAAACCAGAAATCATAACCACTTACTCCCttccaaaatgtcaaaaaataACACCAAATTATTGTCATTTCCAATCAATTAAACCTTAAATTAAAAGTTGTGTATGCaaacaaaaaacacaaatttTGATTGCAACCCATTGACCCatatgatcatatatatatatatatgtacattttgtACAAGAATCTAATTTCTTTTTGATAACAAAATATGAACTAAACGAAAACTCGTACTTTACTCCTGTGATTTAGTAACACAAATCGTGCAAGGTACAAAACTAAACCCCAAAATCAaatattgatttcttttaaaaaaagaaTTCCGATTCCAGTACTGGAAAACTAACCTGGGTAGATCTTCTACTACTTCCATTGACATCAAAACATTAACCTTCAATCAAAATAATTACCACTAATATACTGATCACAGTTAAATAAGTAAAAATCCTAACTTTATTTTAAATTTTGACTAATAATCACGGTTCACGAGTACTTGACgaagaaaccctagtttttccatTCTTTTCCATCTCGCAGAGAGTatgggaaataaaaaaaaagagtttgcgTATACGAAACGTTTTATCAACTTAAAGAATTAGGGTCCTTACGATATTAGTAGTTAGATTTGAAAGGTTAAGATGGTCACTCAAATCAAAGAATTAGAATAACCCGTAAGTGTGTAAGTCGCACGCGTCGAACTTAACTGGTCATTGACGGAAACAGTGACAGGAGGCAAAGCCAGTGATTTTATGTACAGGGGGGGCAACCCCAGAATATCATTTTATAGGGGGAGTAACATCAAAAAACCCCTAAAATTTTACTATATTATACACGCTAACTAGCGGAACACCGAATAAGACCCATTACTATTCCTATTTACCAAACCAGGCCAAGCAGGACAAAAATGGTTAAATACATTCCTTAATTACGGTCATATCCCAACAACCAACATGTCATGACACTCGAAGGTTATAAATAGTAACTGGGTCCAAATCAGCTGCTGCGCTGGAGGGCCGGATCATAAATATGAAAATTTACTATTTCCAATACCCCCTAGTAACTGTGTCCAAATCATCTTCCACGCTGCAGGGTTAGATACTAAATAAGAAATATTACAAATTTCCGATTCCCCTGGAATGTTTCGATATAACCGATAAATCTCATTCGGACGATTATTAGGTTTTACAAAATTTTGGTTACCGATAGAAGAATTCTCAGACGAATCCCACCAACAATCGACAATTTCTCTGCCGATAAGAAATCTCTCATATTCTGAAGAACTGAAGAAGATTGAAGGTATATGTTTTAAACCCTTTTGTTTGTAGATGGTTGTTCTTCAGTTTGTTAACTGAATCATTTATAGGGTTAGGTTCGACTGAAGTTGAGGTTTCATTGTTGGCTAATTTATTGCATTTCATAGGTTAAATATGAAAGATTAATTCATTTTGAATTCTTATGAAATCACAATACTGACTATAGGTTAAAGGTAATGGCTAAAAGGAGACGATCAGAAAAAGAAGTGGAAGTGGAGGTCGAGGAGGACAGGTAAATGGGTTGTTCATGGATTTTTATATGGTTTAGATCTGCAACTTTTTCAATTTATCAGATTGGTAGT
This genomic stretch from Papaver somniferum cultivar HN1 chromosome 5, ASM357369v1, whole genome shotgun sequence harbors:
- the LOC113279606 gene encoding uncharacterized protein LOC113279606 — protein: MNKVNNDVTKEKEDERRPKVTPRPTVIDGISNDHGGDETLHDSVNIDHIEAETGYHSVDSNSDCSIDPYRDEDIEDTEKEMDMPPPTNEFQGEENNHDDLYQDVECGEEQNKVEDTGNLYLGQLWGTIYECRRFLRRHAVKKKFEMTFKKNERHKVVVVCANSMHGCPWRCTASQQEDGHTIKVVRLNDEHECVVGNRKQNKMADCRFISTELEDVFKCQKKSYTVGMVIIERARTIALEKIYGDYAGSYSLLPEMCRQILKNNKCSIASVSTDDADNSFTGLCITYKPFIDGFKKGCRPVIGLDGTHLKGKYGGVILAAIALDGNNGIYCFRHLWANLKKMYKGDHTRHLVWGTAKAYTKYEYRVWAKTLKKHDQGAYEKLHEADVHTWARSHFDEGSKCEHITNNFSESFNSWILKPREMPIIPMCENFHTKMMNLLYDRRNKGKRWEKEMKGRYAGLVPRAARIINGLESHVVKYTCHGADDHLHQVTQDNTENRWIVNLTQKSCSCCTWQFTGLPCEHAVVVILPLRDPWIE